The following coding sequences lie in one Chanos chanos chromosome 4, fChaCha1.1, whole genome shotgun sequence genomic window:
- the agpat4 gene encoding 1-acyl-sn-glycerol-3-phosphate acyltransferase delta, whose protein sequence is MGLISLVKSQFICHLIICYVFLVSGLIVNVVQLFTLPLWPFNKQLARRINCRLGYSISSQLVALLEWWSGTECTLYTDQESYALYGKENAIVVLNHNFEIDFLCGWTFCERFGVLGSSKVLAKKELAYVPVIGFMWYFLEIVFCKRKWEDDRRTVTQALQNIRDYPENFWFLLHCEGTRFTEKKHQISMQVAESKGLPKLKYHLLPRTKGFFVTVQNLRGAVTAVYDSTLNFRNNETPTLLGVLNGRKYHADLYVRRIPLESVPVDESECSAWLHKLYQEKDRFQEHYYQTGRFPGPSVTPPRRPWSLINWLFWISLLTCPLVMLLFQLLQTGSTFTLLTTAAVCIAGSVSVRWMIAQTEINRSSSYGIKETPLNNN, encoded by the exons ATGGGACTTATCAGTCTGGTTAAGAGCCAGTTCATTTGTCACCTCATCATCTGCTATGTGTTCCTGGTTAGTGGCCTCATTGTTAATGTGGTACAGCTCTTCACTTTGCCTCTCTGGCCTTTCAACAAGCAGCTAGCCCGCAGGATCAACTGCAGACTGGGATACTCCATCTCTAGCC AGCTGGTGGCACTGCTAGAGTGGTGGTCTGGAACTGAATGCACACTCTATACAGATCAGGAAAGCTATGCTTTGTACGGAAAAGAAAACGCCATTGTCGTCCTTAACCACAACTTTGAGATCGACTTTTTATGTGGTTGGACCTTCTGTGAAAGATTTGGGGTTCTTGGG AGCTCTAAGGTGCTAGCTAAGAAAGAGCTAGCATATGTGCCTGTGATTGGATTCATGTGGTACTTCCTGGAGATTGTCTTCTGTAAACGTAAGTGGGAAGATGATCGCAGGACGGTGACCCAGGCTCTTCAGAATATTCGAGATTACCCAGAGAACTTCTGG TTTCTCCTGCATTGTGAGGGGACACGTTTCACAGAGAAGAAACACCAGATTAGCATGCAAGTTGCAGAGAGCAAAGGGCTTCCCAAACTCAAGTACCATCTCCTGCCTAGAACTAAAGGCTTCTTTGTCACTGTGCAGAACCTCAGGGGAGCAG TTACTGCTGTGTACGATTCTACACTTAATTTCAGAAACAACGAAACGCCAACTTTACTAGGAGTTCTCAATGGCAGAAAGTATCACGCTGATTTATATGTGAG GAGGATTCCTCTGGAGTCTGTCCCAGTGGATGAGTCTGAATGCTCAGCTTGGCTGCATAAACTCTACCAAGAGAAG GACAGGTTCCAGGAGCACTATTATCAGACAGGTCGTTTCCCGGGTCCCTCAGTGACGCCCCCACGCCGGCCCTGGTCCCTGATCAACTGGCTGTTCTGGATCAGCCTGCTCACCTGCCCTCTCGTCATGCTTCTGTTTCAGCTTCTCCAGACAGGCTCCACATTCACCCTCCTCACCACTGCCGCTGTCTGCATCGCAG GGTCAGTCAGCGTTCGGTGGATGATCGCACAGACAGAAATTAACAGGAGCTCCAGCTATGGGATTAAAGAAACGCCCTTAAACAACAACTAA